The sequence below is a genomic window from Equus caballus isolate H_3958 breed thoroughbred chromosome 11, TB-T2T, whole genome shotgun sequence.
TCGTCCACAAGGTGCAGATGCTCATAGAGAACAAGTGAGGGCTGTGGCCAGGAGGCAGCAGCCGGCCAGAGCCAGGGCTCCGGGCCCCTGGGTCCCTGCAGGGAGCGTGCACAGGGGCAGTGCAGCTGAGTCTGCCCCAACTCCCAGCTGATCCTCACCTGACTGTGTTCCTAACAAAGTGCTTGTGAGCCTGGGATCCGACTctgggcagtgctggccctgcaGGGCGAGTTGGGGCCAGGATGCCCTCAGGTCAAGGTTGGGATAGGAGGGATCGGCTTCAGGGAGCGACTGCTTTGGGGGATACCTACTGTGCTCTCCACTCAAATGCCCGGGAATAGCCCCACTGCCCCCTGCAGCCTCAACCTAGACTGTTCCCCATGGCCTCTTCCAGGTCAGCCCGGGGCCCTGCAGCGTTAGCAGGGCTGTAGTTGCCTAGACCCCACCTGGCGAGAGTTGTGTTGGGTCAGGGGACTCTGTGCTGTATCTCTCCTGAGAGTCCCTTTGCAGGCCCAGTGCATGTCTGTGCACCAGCCCCAGTTGGGGCAGTCAGAACTGCTGCCAGTTCAGGCTTGCGCCCTAGGTGTAGGAGACCTGGGCCACCTTACAGGTCCTCCCCTAAGACCGGGGGGCATTCAGAAGATGGGACCCTGGGTGGGAACAGGCCACCTCAGCAGCACTGCCACTGCCTTTGGCCACCTGGGGTGACCCCATGCACGCCCAGCCCATACAGTGCACCCGCGTGTGTCTGCACAGTCTCACTCCTGCCACCTCGCTCTTGCTTTATGCATTAGATGCATCCCTACAAACTGTGTGTAAATGACGCTTTTGCCAGATGGATGATCTGGAATGTGGTAGGAGCATTTGCTCTCAAGGAATCCCAGGGTGATTCTTTAGGGAGGCAGTCCTGTCACAGCCTCCTCTCAGGAACAGGCCCCAGAGTTTAGGGGCAGCCCATTGCCTATCCCAGGCATCTGCTGAGTCCCTGAGGCTTTGGGGGTGGTTACCTGTGTCTCCCGTTTGTCCCTGGTGAGAAGCAAGGCTAGCTCTGCCTTCCACACATTTCTCAGGATGTCGAGAGGCCTTGGGAGCTGGGAACTCCCCTGGAGGAGCCTCACTCATGGGGATGCTAGGAAGGGCCCAGCCCCGGACCCTAGGCCCAGGAACACTGCTTGCTGTCATTCCTACCTCCCTTCCCCTCAACACATTCAGGGTAGGCCTTGCTTTGGGGCCAGGAGGCCACTCTGCCACTGGGGCTGGGGCCTGCCTAGCAGTCACTAAGGTCTGGAGACTTCTTGCAtttaagaaacatgaaaaatggcCCAGCAGCCCTTCTGCATCCAGCACAGCTCCCAGCCCACCTCTGTCCCAGGCACTGCACGCCTGTTTGTGGGCCAACCCACCTGCCCTATTGCCCTCCCGTCGTCGTCTGTGAGTCCTTGGCCTCCACCAAAGCACGGTGGCCATTGTGTCCCTGCCTTAGTGACTCAGTGGTTTTGTGAGGAGcagagtgtgtatgtatgttttttgGCTCAGAAACTATACTCTTCAATGTAACAGACCAATAAACACAGCATTTGGCAATGCTTTAGGCTCTGGGGGCTGCTTTTGGGCTGGCACTGGACAGCGAGTGACTATGTGTGTTAGGGAATTCTGTAAACTCCACAATCAAACGGTAAAGAGGGCCAGCCCCGCAAGGCAAGGATGGTGAAGAGAGAGAACCAAAGTTTCCAGGGGAGAGGGCCTTTGGCTGTGGGCTGGGGTAGGGGTGATAGCCAAACCCCAAGTACTCAGAGGGAGCCCTCGGGGGGACTTCACCCTAGAGCCAGCGGTCCTATCTCAGACTGACCATTGACCTCTCCAGCCTCTGGATGAGTGTAGGTCCCTGTCCCATCCCttccccagcctgcctgccctTCTGGCTGGCTACAGTGATGAGTTGGAGTTTGACGGGGAATCTGCAGGATCTCCTGACCTCTCCAGCCAGTGGAGAAGGATCCTGTCTCTCTGGCCTTGGCTTCTGCCCACTGAGCACTGTCTTTAAGATGCCTGCTTCAGGCTAGGGTGTTGGGGGAGTATTGGGAGGGATCAGACCTGTTGATGTATGGAAAGGGCCCAACTATAATAGCTTCCCACCTGCTTTCCCCGACCCCAGAAGGCCACTGCCCCATCATCTATGGCTCCAGGTAGAGGCTCCAGTCACCAGCATGTGGTCTGGTGTAGCTTTCCGGGCATTAGGACCTGTTGTTGTCAACTCCCTCAGACCCATTCAGACAGACAAGGAAATCAGTTGACACAGGGAGCTCTGGGACCAGGGAAGCTTATAAGCCCCTCAAGGGaacacctccccaccccctggcTGATCCTGTTGCCTGGAACAATCAGAATTCCCTCTGCTGTTTCTCCTCCTGAAAGAAGTTTACTAAAGGCCCCTGATAAACTAGCCTGGAAATGGCCTGGTTCCTTCAAATAcccacccctcccttccctgctccACCCACAAGTACTGGCACTCCCCAGGTCCCTGGCTGGGCTTCTAAGACCAGAGGGAATCCCATAGCCAAAATGATGGATCTGCTGAGGAcaatgtgtgtgtggagaggtGGAGCTGGAAGTTGAGCAGGGCGCTATAATGCCATCTCAGGGAGCCCTCCTACCCTGGAAATGAGTCTCCCTCTCTTACAGAGCAGGAGCTGGTAAATGGAAGCTCCTGGATTCCTACttgggatttttgttttctgttacctTAACCACAGGCCCCTTTCTTGCAAGCTCTAGCTGAGCAGAGAGAGGGGAGTTTCTGCCTACTCTTAAGATATAGTGATAGCCCTTAGATGATATAATACCTACTTCACTGTCAGGGGCAGTGTTTTCATCCCCAGTGCTGGGCACAGTGTCTGACACTGAGTGGGCACTCATGAAATATTAACCCTAACCCTAGGCCTTCCCTAAAGTGGAAGGGACCGGTCTTCCTGGAGCTACCAGCAGAGGGAGCTAGCATCCCACAAGTGAAAGGGCCTGGAGGGATtgtggggcagtggggaggggcgCTGGGTCTGGCCTTTCTTGAGGCTGGCTCTTCAAAGAAGGGGACTCCAAGACATTCAGCCACCAATCCCTTTCCTAAGGATAACCCCTCGCATCCCCAGACCCACCCCAGGAAGAGAAGCTGAGTCAGTTCCCCTGACTGGGGCTGGGAGTGTGACAGGTGTCAGGGTGTTAGATGAGGCAGCCAGCCTAGTCTATAGCTAGGCCCAGCTAATTCAttctccctcacctccccacTTACTCCCAAGACAGCCTGCCAAAGGGCTGGTTTCCCCTAAACTGGGGAGAGAAGATGTAGTTATAGGGACAAAGGTCTTCCAGGCCCAGGTTTGCAGACCCAGCTTAGAACATGGCTCTTTGACCTCTGACCTCcaacttcttcctcttcttgttcCTTTCCCTGAGAGGACAGCCCATGGACTCCTCAGATGACCTGCCCTAACCACAACCCCAGAAGCACATCCCTCTCAGGAAGCCTCTCACCCTTCTGTGTACAGATCCTCCACCTTTTTCCCATTGGAGCTTTCCTGAGTTCAGGTTCCTGACTCTGCAGCAGGCCCCAGGGCAGGGTGGCACACACTCAGGGGAGAACTCTGCAGAGTTGAGATCTGACTGCAGCTCCACAAGGTTCCaggctagctgtgtgaccacaaGTCACAGCTACCTCAaacctgtttccttatctgccaGAATGGGGCTAGTTCTTATTTACTTCATTGTGCTGTTAAGAGATGAAACAAGATAGCGTTTGTAAAAATGGTTTGAGGAAGTATCAAGTAGTACAAAAGTACAAGGAAGCCCATAACTGCAGTTCTCAGAGCTTGTTGAGGATTGAACATTGGGATCAGAACTGGAAGGTCCctaattgttttctaaaattgaCCAGCACGGAAGCTACTGGAGGACAGTTCCCCACAAATGTCAACAGGGAAGACACTGCTGCTTCTTGCTGGAGGTCTTTCCCTAAAGGTGGCTGCCTCCTTTTGCAACAAAATGACCCAGACGCTGCAGGCTGGCAGCTCCATCTTAGGTTTCAGTGCAggtttatttcaattttatattttattccagGCAAGTGCTTATTACATGGATAGTATTCATGTCTCAATACCTAAAGTCTTGGAGCATGAACAGCCACTAGAATACAGTTCAATAGTAAAAATACAATATGTACAAAATTAgggtttttgtagttttttttttttttttcccacacagCAGATGTATCCAAACACATAAAAATCTCTACAGTCTGGGGTCGCTACGGTTTATATTTCAGGAAACGGAGACACAGTGACCAAGTCCTCACTGTAAACAAGGGCCACCTctttgggggatgggggtgggaccCTGGGATGGGGGAAGAAACTGTTCCTGGAGAGAGCAGGGGTTATGGTGACCCCGCAATTCCCCTCCAGGCATTCCCTGCCCTTCTTTGGCCCCCCCAAGGAACTAACCTCCCCCTCTCCTCGAGGTAAAGACTCCCAGCCAGTGAGTCACTCTGAACATCAAAAAGTAAAACACGCATGAGAGGtaagatgtgtgtatgtgtgcgtgcacGCGCATGCACGGGCACACGCGTCCCCCAGGCTGGAAGGgctagggaggggaggggcaggaggtcCCACAGGCGAGGACAGATGTGGTCCTGACAGCTCTCAGGGGAGATGCCCAAGGAAGGGCTGGCGGTGGCTGCCCTCTTGGGCACACAGCGTCACAGCGttcacaaacaacaacaaaacagcaacaaGACCCATTGTCACCAATCTGGACATAGTCATTCGGCACTAGATTCAGAGGCCCCCACTGatggggggctgggaggggcaggggcggaGGGCAGATGAGGTATCTGTGCAGGCCCAAGGGGCAACTGGTTAACACAACCGTTTCATCTCTGGAATGGCCTCAGGATGCAGGTGGTGAACAGAGCTGAGAGGAGGGGCGGGTTCACCAATACTTCTCTGACTGTTCCCTGGGCGCCAGGCCTacccatctccctctgctttttcCATTGTAATCACACTGGGAAGAATGAAACTGGCTCCCCCAAGAACAAGGGTGGCGGGTGGCGGGTGGCGGGTGGCAGTGGCTGCAGGCGCAGGGAGGCAGCAAGCTTGTGAGGTGGGAGCTCTGCATAGGGTGGGTACGGGGCCCTCTCCTAGAGGCCTCTAAGGCGTCCATAGGccttccccttccccacccacaggagagaaaaacaagacGACAGTCCCCTGGGAGGTCTCCAGCACCGGGAACTGAAAGGGAATTCTTAAGTGTCTAAATCTATTCAAGACCGTTGCCAGGCTCCCCAGTGTCCTGAGGACACTCCAGAGGATCCTGGGCCCTGacactctcccacccccagcctgtcAAACTTCACACTTAGAAATACTCACATCCTCCTCCCACACTGAAAGGCCATTGGTGAGTGTGTCCAAGTGGGGAGCAgagtgtgcacatgtgtgtaacTGAGTGTGTCCAACACAAGGCCACTTGTAATAAATACCCACATAAAGAGAAGCCAAAGCCGTTGGCCAAGGCAGAGGCAGGGAAAGCAGCATCCCCTACACAGGGCCCCCCactcactcctccccaccccaagctgTGCCCTGCTCTCAGCCCAACTAAGGACTTTTCCTCAAAGGAAGGCAGTGGCACACAGCAGCCCCCACCAGGGAGGGGACACTCAGAAAGGCCCATGGAAGAAGGGGGATGTTCAGGAGAAAGAGATGACACTAGAGACAGAAGTTGGAGCAAAAGCAGCAGCCCTCCTCCCTAGTCTGGCCCTGCTCCCTCTCTACAGGTCCCCAGGGGCCTGTGTGGGAAAGGATCAGGGGCCAGATTTTAACTTCCTGATTGCCTCAACAGTGTGGCTTCAGGATCCTGGAACCCAGACCAGATGCTGGCCAATGTCTCCCAGGCAGCATGAGGCACCCAGGGGCACCTATCCCTTGAGGGAGTACACAGCACTGAGCAGAGGGGAGTGGAGGCCAGACAGCAcacctcctctctgccttctggAAGCTGAGAGCCATATccagggatgggggcaggggtccAGAGCAGCTCTCCTCAGTCCAGACGCAGGCTGGGGGCGAAGGTGATGGGCACAGCCAAACCCTTctttcctgcccccaccctcagCCTGCCCTCCTGAGGTCAGGAGCTCAGTGGCAAAGATTGGCGGGCTCAGGGAGCTTGGCAACAACTTGGGTTTGGTTTACTATTGGCAGACAATCGTTAACTAGTTTCTGCTGTAATGAGTCATAGTGACTGCAACTGGGTTGGAGAACCCCATGCTGGGGCACCCACCTGTCTGGATGGGACGCCAGACCAGCCACTTCCTAGGATTTGTCACCTGTACTCAGCAGGGTCCCCACAGTCTTCAGCTTTCTGGGCCAAATTGCTTCAGTTCTGCTTCCCCGTTTCCCCTCCAAAGGCCTGGGAAGAGAAGGCTGAGGCTCGGGAGGGGAGGGCCCGGGCACTCAGCCACCTCACCAGACAGAGcaatagcagcagcagcacaggAAGGCGGGCAGGGTAGGGGAAAGTCGGAGAATACCACGTCCACATCGCACTGATTTCAGGGGACAGGGTTGGGAGGCAGGGACGGCACTGGAGCTGGCACCAGGCCCAACAGGTGGCATGGTCACCAGAGCGTCTCTCATCACTTCATCAAGTCCTAGTGCAGTGGGGTAagcccctgccctgtgcccagcTACCTGGggtggcccctccctcccctggctcAGAGTCTCTGCACCCCCTTCCCCTAGGAGGCCTGGGGGTGGGTGTGGGCGGGGTGGGCCTGGCCTGGCTGGAATGTGTGGAGCTGGTGGGTAGGAGAGTGGGGGACAggtccccctccctgcccccactgaGGGCCTCTGAGTGGCCTCATCCTCAAGCCAGCTTGAGTGTGCTGACCGGGAAGGAGGGCATGGTGACCATGGTCACAGGGTTGAGCACCGTCTGGCCCACCAGCTGGGGGTGGTGCACCACCTGAGCCCCCACAGCTGGCTTTGCCATGACGGTGGCTGGGGGCCCCAACCCAGCTGTGCCATTTACTTGCTGGTGCGAGAGGGTGTGGGCGATGTGGCTCACTGCCACAGGCTGGCTCACTGCCACAGGCTGCGGGTACAGGGGCAGCTGGGAGCCAAGGTGGGCCACGTGGTTGAGGGTGGCAGGGTGTACTGTGATGTGGCCAATGGGGGGTGTGGCAGGTGCCAGCTGcacagcagggctgggggccgAGGGGGCGATGTGGGCGATGTGCTTGCCGCCCGGCCCCTGTAGAACATGGTTCACAGTCTGGATGACTGAGGCGTGGGTGGTGGCCGTGTGGGCGATGACTGTAGAGCCTCCCCCAGCCGCGGCCACCAGATGGGCTGGAGCGGACACCAGAGCCTGGGCAGGGGCagctggtgggggaggaggggccggcAGAGGTGTCTTCTGCTGTGGCGGTGGCTGCTGCCCGGGCAGATGGGCAGGAGACAGGGCcacaggctgggagtgggggtgtgggtggggaggcagaggcgTGGGGGCAGTGCTGGGCGGTGGCTTCGGCAGCTCCGGGTGGGGGTGATGGCTCAGCTTAGGTGGGCCCAGGCCGGCCTGGTCCTCCTCCATATCCTCGTCTATGTTGTCCTCACCCTCTGTGGGGGGACACAGGGAGAGGTGAGAGGGCTTGGGAAACAAGAAGTTAGAAATATAGATGTCCCTGGGGATACgatggggctggggtgaggggcatCTTTTCCAGCAGGCAAAGGCCTGGCCAGAGCAGCTGTCATTTGTGAAGGGCGGGAGCAACATGGAACGGGGGGCAGGCAGGGCTCACCAGAGGCTGTAGAAGTGGAGGCCTGGTCGTCCTCCGGCTGGCCCGTCTGCCGGAGCACACGGTCGATCTCCAGCACATCCATCCACTGGCTCAGCTCGTGCTTGAGCTCCGCCAGCCGCTGCTGCGTGGCAATCTTCTCTCGCGCCAGCCGCTCCATCTCATGCTCatattccttctccttcctctttaggGACTGGAGAACAGGGCAAGGGACAGCAGGATACCCTGAGCAGCAGCCATGGGGCCCACAGATTACCATAAACATATCCCCACAGCCACCCCTGCCTCCAGATCACTCAGCCCACAGGGCAGGTCTGCACTGACCGGGCCCCAGGCTGACAGGGGCTGTTGGAGACAACACCTGCCTcctggtcctggctctgcctaGTGAGGCCCAGCGTCCCGGGGACTGCAGGCTCTCAGGCAGGCGCCATTGAAAGAAAGCACAGATCCAGGTcagcccctctcccatccccacaTCAACTCTGTCCTGAGGGGCTTCCCCACCTCATGCCCCATCCACCCTCCTGGCAGCATCTCTCTCCATTCTGCAGAGAAGGACAGGAAGGGTAACACAGACTTCTGGGGTCATGTCCAAGGCCTCCACCGCTGTTCATACCATTCTGTCACTCACGGATACCACAAGCTACTCTCCTTGGAACGCATTCCCCAAAGAACCCCCAATGATCCTGCCCTTCTCTCCACTTCATCATTCACTAGTCTCCTTAACTTCAATATCCTTGGAGGATGACCCACCAGACTTTGTGGCCTTTTCATCTTGACCTGCCTCCATCTCGTCTCCAATAGCTGCTGGCTCTGTACCTCCTTCTCCAACTTCCTGGGCCCCTATGGTGCCCACCTGTGTCGCCACTCTACAATGCTCTATTTTCACACTGCCTGCAGGCCTCCAGACTCCCCAGGCTGCTAAACAATCCCCACGCCCTGGAATGTGCCCCTCCTTTCACACAGTACCTGAGCTGCACTCTTCAATGAGAAATGGCTCTTGGGGTGATGGACAGCACAGCTGACTCGGACTGAGCACCCCTGGAGAGGTTTCTGTCCCTCACCACAGGTTCCAGGTTGCTCCCACTCCCACAACGCTGATGCCACCCCCTTCCCTAAGAACACCAGGAGGGAGTTCCCTTATCCACGGTGCCATCTCCTTCTCAACTCCTTCAGGGCCACAGGTGACCTTGTGCCACTTAGGTTGCCCCCTCACAGAGGTGCTGGACGCCCTGCCTCCTAGACTGTGGCAGTGCTCCCTTATTAGAAGGGTCTCCAGTTTCTCTCTGCCGGAGGCTTATTATTAGCAGTTCCAAAGGCCAGCTCCTATCCTATTTCTCAGCTCCCTTCCAGACCAAAAGCCTCTCCCATCCTCCATGACCTCCCAACTCTGACACTTCATTAAACCAACTCATCTAAGTCTCAATGGCTTCCCTGTTGCCAGCTTCTCCTCGGCCTAGGCATGTCCTGACCGCTGGGTCAACCAGACAACATGGACAGTGCTGCCTTGCTGCCTCCTGAGTTTCTTACCTGACCTGCTCCTCAACTTGTAGCTTCCAAGGCTCACTGGTCATGGCCAGGTGCAGAGCCCACTGGCTCTCCACACCAAACTCCCCAGCTCATCTTAGTTTTCCTCTCCAAACTCTGTCTGCCCAGATGCTTACACACGGAACGCCCCGTTCTCACCAATCTAGatcttctctgctcctcttctgAGACCACACCTGAGCCCCTACATTCTCCACTGCCCTTCCCCAACCCATGCCCTTCTCAGCACCAGCACGCACACCTGAGCGTTCAGTGACATTGACTGTCAAGTAGTACTTAATCAGACACTGGCTCCTATGACCCCCtaaatatttcctgttttgtCTTTCCACCTCAACACACACTGTTCCTGTCCAACCCTGTAAGTGAAGGCAAGCGCTGTTCTATAATTAGCTTATATCCCCTGAGCCTACCAGGCCAGGACAGAGCTAGGCACAATGTTTTGCCTAGCCCCAGGGGAAGGATCTGAGGGGACTTCACCATGTTAGCTCCAACCTCTATCCTGTCTCTCCCCTTCATCACAGGAGAATCACAGTCACCCGGTAGCCTTGACTCCATTTCCTATGGGCAGTTTTGCAGTAGTCTTTCCTGACTGTTCATCTGCCCCTCCTGAGCATGGCAACGTCTTCAACTCAACACACCAACTAGGACTAACTTCCCCACGCTCCCTCCTACAGCCCCAAACTCCTTGCATTTCTGACCTCACCAGTAAGAGATGCCTCAAACCATTAGTGCCTGCGACACATAACCCAGATACAGCCATGCTCTGTACTGGCCGGAAACCTGGTAGCTCCACACTTTTGTCACCAGTCCCAGGCTACACACAGTCCCTTCTACCATCCTGGCTTTGAGATTAACCTTCTCCCCATATTTCTGCCAGAAAGATCCCTCCCCTTACACACTCACCTGTTTGGTTTCTCACCTGGCTCTACCCCAAAAGGCCAATGCTGGACACGACATCAGATGAGGCCACATCAATGATGCGGCCTATGGTGAGTCAGCCCTCACTTGAATCTGGCTGCTGGGGGCTAGAAGTGGCCATCCTGAACTCTACTCACTAGCAGGGAGGGTAGGCTTCTGGCTCAGGGAGAGAGAACATCAGAGGCCAAAACCTCCTCTCCTCACTTAGCCCAGTTCTCCACAGGCCTAGAGGCCCCCAGAAAGTTTCCCCAGGGTCTAACTTTAGACCACATTGCTTCATCTTAGACCCATTTCCTTTCTAAGACTACCTAGATACCTGGTTTGGTAAATGCCCACTCCTCTTCCTGTTTCTGTCCACTTCACCATGGCTTTCTTCAACTCCTTTACCACCTCTAAGCCACTATAGGTCTGGCTGGGTTCTTCAGCCTTCCCACAGCTTCCCGCCTGGACACACATCCCAAGCCCTCAGTCTACATGCTCTGTGTGATCTCTCCAGTACTCCCTTCTGGCTCTCATCGAGTGCCCTGCTGCCCCCCATCTCTACCTGGCAACCCTCCTGACCATCTTTAACTTCCAAAAACGCATCCTGCTCCCTCCTGCTGGAGAAACTTTGGACTGTGCTGGGCTCTCTGCCCTCCACTTTGCCTTGGTCATCCGGAgaccttcaggtctcagcttgaATGCCCCTTCCTTAGCAACaacttccccacctccccagaaCAGATCCTGTGATCTGTCCCTGTGACACCTGCATGGCACAGTCTTCCATCTTGTTTATAATCTGCTGCAAGACAAAACCCATGAGGATGCAGACCTACATTTTCCTCTTTGCTCCCCCACTATATCCTCAGAATCAGACACAGAGCTTTCCAAAAGTAcctgaatgaacaaataaatgagtgaagttCAGGATTCATGCAGTCTTCTAAGTTTTCGACTGTTTCTGCTCTCCCCTCCCTAAATATGTATCTATAAAGAGGAACGTGCCATTCTATCCTCCCCACTTCTTAATAATCGCAATTAAGTTAATATTTACAGAGGTCCAATCCTTCTAACATCCTTACGACGAAGatactattaatttttttcccacttagccTCATCGCAGTACAGAAAGCTGATATTCGCAGAAAATGTCACCGCATTTGGACTGAGATTTTCTCCCAGGCCATATAACTGCGTATGACTGAGGGACCAATCAATAACATACTCAAGCCCACGTTCGGCAAATACATCAAAAAATAAGCCTCCTGGGTACCCTCGGAAACTCAAGGCAAGCCCCCGACGCCGTGCCGTCCGGGCAGCAAGCGAGGACCCGCCCCTCCCAGAGCACGCGCGCACCCACGCGGCCCGGGCCATGCTGCGTCACTCCCCGCCGGCCGCACCCTCCCTCGGCGCGCGCAGgagccccgccccccgcccggccTCGCCAAtccgcgggcccggccccgcccctcccggtGCCGGGAAGCGGCCTGGAGACGCGCCAGCACCTCCCCGCGCCAGAGGGCGCGCGGAAGGGCGCGCGTTCACGGGAGGCGGGGAGGGAGCCGCCGACTGGGAGCCGTCGCGAGTCAGGCTCCGGTTACCTCGGGGCTGTGACCCCGCAGTCGAGGCCGGGGGAGGGGTGGCGACCCGCTGCTGGCTCCTCGCCCGGCCCGACCCTCTGCCATCCCCTCCCGCCAGGGCCGTGACGCCGCCCAGCCCCCAGGCTTCCCAAGAGCGACGACCAGGGGACCCTGAGGCTCCTCCCCCCAGCTGGCAGGGAGCCCCCaagcccctcccactccccaacGGCTCCGTTCGGACTCCGTCTCAGCGGCAGCCGAGCGTGGCCgccgccccacccccaccgccgCCCTCCCCGCGCGCGCAGCCCGCCGGTTTCCAGGGAAACCGAAACTCGGGCCGCCATGGCAACTAGCTTATCTGGCGGGCGCCGGCCCGGTGCCGCAGAGGGGAGCCAGGGCTCACGGCGAGGGGACACGGCCAGGAGGGCGCCCTGGAAAGGGCTTTTTTAAAACCCTGACGGAAGGAGAGAGTAATTTTTAGAGGTTCGGTGACCCCGGGGCTGCTTGTCTCCCACTCAAGCTGCCGCATTCCTCCAACCCCGAGGTTTAACCCCCGAACTCGGGTCGTGGCACCTCAGTGCGCTCACTGCAAGGATCTGAATCCTTCTCGGGTAAAAGTCGGGGGCTTCACTGGCGCGCAGCCGACTGGAGGGAGCCACGCCCGGGGACACCCCTCCCCCGGCCCAGCGACAGACTCTTGGGCCGAATCCGGGTTCCGCCCAGGCGCTGCGGGCGGGGTGGAGGCGCCAGGCTGCTCCACGCCCTCCTCACCCGCGGGTGCTCTAACAGCGGCAGGCAGCTAAGCGGGACCGAACACCGGGGTGACACGGGTTCCGCAGGGCGGCCcgacgggggaggggagggaggccgaGGGCAGCACCGCCCCCGCCCTGCCCGCGCACGCGCGCCCGTCTGCCCGCCCCCTGACGGGCGGGGAGCCCCGTGACGTCACCGGGCCATGTGCTCAGCGCCCGCGTGGAGGAGGGCGGGGGagccgggagggggcggggccgcgaCGACCGGGCGAGGGCGGTGGGGCGCGGGGAGGAAGCTGGCTCTGCGGCCGTCGCCGCCACCGCCACCGCCCGCCTCCTCTGGGCCGCGCTTCCCTCCCCCATACCTGGATGTACCGCAGCGCCGTCCGCAGCACGCTCAGATTCGAAGTCTTCTTGTCGTCCACGTTGGGGATGTTTCGCTTCAGGGTCTCAAAGCATTCCTTCAGATGGGCCCTCCTGGGGAGAGGTAGCAGCGCGGGTCAGCCACTGCCGGGGG
It includes:
- the MNT gene encoding max-binding protein MNT; protein product: MSIETLLEAARFLEWQAQQQQRARDEQERLRLEREREQEQKKASSLARLAHALPVEEPRNEAPPLPLSPPAPPPAPPPPLATPTPLTVIPIPVVTNSPQPLPPPPPLPPAAQPLPLAPRQPTLVSTPGLSIKESAALPTRPQVPTPAPLLPDSKTTIPPTGSPKPLQPLPTPILTIAPHPGVQPQLAPQQPPPPTLGTLKLAPAEEVKSSEQKKRPGGIGTREVHNKLEKNRRAHLKECFETLKRNIPNVDDKKTSNLSVLRTALRYIQSLKRKEKEYEHEMERLAREKIATQQRLAELKHELSQWMDVLEIDRVLRQTGQPEDDQASTSTASEGEDNIDEDMEEDQAGLGPPKLSHHPHPELPKPPPSTAPTPLPPHPHPHSQPVALSPAHLPGQQPPPQQKTPLPAPPPPPAAPAQALVSAPAHLVAAAGGGSTVIAHTATTHASVIQTVNHVLQGPGGKHIAHIAPSAPSPAVQLAPATPPIGHITVHPATLNHVAHLGSQLPLYPQPVAVSQPVAVSHIAHTLSHQQVNGTAGLGPPATVMAKPAVGAQVVHHPQLVGQTVLNPVTMVTMPSFPVSTLKLA